Below is a genomic region from Pleuronectes platessa chromosome 5, fPlePla1.1, whole genome shotgun sequence.
CAGGGAGAAAACTTATCAAACAAAGTACaagtaacacaaaaaaaactccctgtATCTAGATACTGTTTGAGGTAATATGAGAATATGTCATAATTTGTAAAGAGGCATTGATTGCACCAATTTGACATTTTAGGAATAATAAGCCAGGGTTAAATGAGAAGATTCATACTTTAtggtaaataaagaaaatatggtAAATATGAGAATGtggatattttttaaatgcaatttCTATACGTTCCTTTTTAGTGGAGCTTTTACTTGAGTTTAAGTTATTCATCGGTGTATTACTCTGAGTCAGAATACAAGAGTCGTATATAAAAACCATGTCTCACCCAGTATCTTGACAGTTTGCCTGTGGGATCTCTCCCGGGCCAAAGTGCTGGGGCCCTGCAGGTCATTTTTGCTCTTCCACAACTTGCACCCGATGGAGCCGTAGAGGAAGATGAGGCAGAGCATCGGGCAGAAGAAGTAGGTGGTGGACACCCACAGCATGATGTGCAGCTGCCCGGAGATGATGGCGTAGTTGGTGTGCTTGCACTGGCCCGTGTTGTAGTCCGGGTGCGTGTCGTTGTCGTACTCCACGCCGATCAGGAAGAGCGTGGGAGCTGCGGAGACCAGGGCGAAACCCCACAGGGCGACGATGATGTACTGCACCCGGCGCCTGGTCACCACCACCTTGGTCTTGAGGGGGAAGCTGATGGCCAGGTAGCGCTCGATGCTCAGGGCCGTGATGTGGAGGATGGTGGCCGAGGTGCAGCCTTCGAAGATGTAGTGGTAGAGGCGGCACACGGTCTCGCCGAACAGCCAGGGCACGTACTTCCACAGGCGGTAGAGGTCAAAGGGCAggcagaggaagatgatgaggtCGGACACCGCCATGCTGGACAGGTAGAGGTTGGTGGTGGTCTTCATGTCCTTGAAGTGctggatgatgaggatggtCATGGTGTTGCCGGTCACCCcgacgatgaagatgaggatgcaGATGACGGTGACGGGGATGAGGGTGGAGGTGGGGAACAGGGAGCCCTCGTAGTGGTGCTCGTCCGCGCTGTAGTGGTCCATGACTTCTGCTACAGCGGCGTGAGGGTCCACCTGGGATCTGGTCCAGGGCATGACGACCTCCAGTGGTGCGACTCAACAGGCGGCTGAGGGGAGACAATGAGACGTTAAAGGACCAAACCTGTGTTTTTAGCTCCTCAACTACAAATGATTAAGATGAGGTTTTAGTTGGTTGAGGTTTACTTCAGTCTCGTGGGTTATTTCAGTCTGAAACTAGTCTAAAAATTACATAATACAGCATAAAAATATAGAATTCAAGCATTGCACATTATAGTATTTCCACTTAGTGTCACCTCGGTTTAGACCCTTATGATAACATTTTTTGAGGCAGTTCATCTGATCAAAATTCTGAATTGTGGCAATTCCATCATTGCCACATGAGGGTTTGTCAGTTTTGCATGAATGTAGCTGCACCACAAGTTACCGTGTACAGTGGAGTACAGTCGGCTCTAAACATTATATTCTAACACAATCTGTGCACATAGAAAATTTGCATGCCAACCTGTCAGCTTGTGCAAACAGTTTACAGCACTTACGCTGCACAAATCGCTCCTTATGATGTGACCCAGATATTCTTATTTGTTCTTTACATTCAGATTCATTCGGATCATCCTTGGTATTAAAAACCTTTTCAGTGTCATAGTGTCGCACCATAACTTGGACATACTGGAAACAGCTGCTGGAAACCAGCACCGTGAGGAGAATACCAGCATGATGATTAATAAGACCATCCCCCACCGTACAGCTCCATCTTAAACTCTCTATCATCTTCTTAGAAAGACCTCGAGTCTAAAGACTGAAGAGAATTGGTGACCAACTTCCACCTTGTCAAACCCAAAAGTTTGAACTATATCTACttaaattgtgtatttatttgaattttgaAGTGTATTTACctaaattttgtatttatttcaattttaatGTGTATTATTAGTGAGTTTTAAAGATCAGTTGGTTTACATCGATCGTGAAAACCTATTAGCAGaatgataaatgataaaaaaaactgtgtttatatAGAACTTATCGATTCCTGAAAGCACTTTACAGGATCATCATTCACACACTGATGGAACAGACGTCGGGAGGGGGGGGATCTGGGGGTTCAGTGTCTCAGGCAGacaggaggagccggggatcgaaccaccgaccctctGAGCAGCAGCCACACAGATACAACTGTGTTAAATCCACTCTAGTTCCTTCCAGCAGCAATGAAAACTAAACTAGAATACTATCAGTGAACAACTGACTAGAACtatgtgcaatgacaataaagctgAATTTAATCTGATCTAATCTAGTATTTAAAAATCCAAATTCAATTTTCACTTGGTgcagaaaaatatattaaaaaccaACATGATTTTTGTTAAAGCAGAATATAGTAAACTCACTTTCATCGTGAAAACTTTAAATTCTAAAAGCATaactaaaaaaaggaaatatttgaCGTTACCTTTTTAAAATGAGCTGGATTTTCAATCGTCCAACTTCCTCTTGGTCTCAGTTTGTGTcgatggagcagcagcaggagagtcaCATGAAGTGGCAGAGCTGGTTCCTGTCGAGCTCTGGTGAGAGACGAGGAAGAAAAGagaccctcctcttcctcctcatgcaGCACCCTGAGgagtcagggtgtgtgtgtgtgtgtgtgtgtgtgtgtgtgtgtgtagcggtttgtgtgtgtgtgtgtgtgaaatctgcGTAATCAAATGATGataggatggatggatgacgtTAACAGGCGTAAGAAGGAGGGCATGAAAATGGAGGGAACCCCAACTCCATCAACACCAACAACACCACCATAAGAAATCTGATTACACATAACAAAATATACATATGAATAATATAGAACTTCATTAATGAACTCATCCATCAGGGAAACACCAGCTTGTTTGTGGAGTCACTTCTGTTTGCTCGATCTTCCTGGAGCCTCATCTGTCTCCATCACTCCACACCCACCaacttcatcacctcctcctcctcctcctcctcctcctcctcctcctcctcctcctcctcctcctcctcctcaacaccctcaccctcctcctccttctcacccATCACGCTTCTTATAACAAACTCTACATCAACCACTGAGGGAGGATGAGGCCTGGAaaggtcaaatttaatttaatcagtGGAATCTGTCAAATCTGAGCTGATACTTTAGATTCATGTGTCAGTTTAAAGTTACAAATTTGGTTTTCAATATAAAGCTACAACATTTATAAAATTTTTAAGGTTTATTGGGGCTTTGTTCGTTTTGATTCATGGTACATGTTAAAGTATTATTTTATTGCTTAAATAAGGCATGACAAACTAAGATAAAGTAAGCTTATccaaactaaactaaatcaaGTTAAATTTAGCTAAACCAATCTGAGGTAAACTAATCTAAACCAAACTAATCTAAACTACGATAGGTTAAACTAAGattagttaaaataaaataagccaCGCAAAGCTAAACAAAACTAAACATAACTAaagataaaactaaaactaacatTAATTTAGCTAAACCAATCCAAACTAAACTAAGCTTAGAAAAAGCCGAACTCAActtaacaaaccaaacaaagataagataaaataagctAAACTAAACCAATCTTAGACATGTAAAATAAGCTCTACTTAAATAAACTAAGATAAGTTTGAATAAGCTGATCTAAACTATGTAAGTTAGACTAAACTAAATAGTGTCACTTACTGTGAGTCAGAGCACAAAGTTCTAGACATAACATAAAGAAgtagatcaaaataaaaaatggaaacatgtgGTCGCTCCCTGACTGGAGCATCTTGAGTAGAGGGTTTTTAATTCTTCACTTCCTGATCGGATCCAGATCGACAGGTTTTCAGGTTGGGTCCAGAACCAGTATTCATCTGGAGGCCTGGTCGACCTGCTGGATGACTTCTGTGCTCTGTTGGTTCAGAGCCACCAGCTCCATTAGATCTGAATGAACCTTCACAGGAGTCACACTGACATCAGGTCTGAGTGTTTACTCTGAGCTGACCCGCGGCCGGATGCAGAGCTCGGACCTGACGGGGCCGCGGGACCGTCCCTCCTCTGTTTACTCCTGTCAGCCACAACGAGAGCTTGTTTGTTCTGCCCTTTGTGTTCGAGACCAGCAGGTCCACTTTCCCCCTCGTCCATCATGACTCTTACACCActcaggtgtgtttgtttctctcaggGGCTTTTTGTTCGACAGCAtcacttacattgatttcctggagacttattCTCACCTAAACCAGTTACTACATACCTAACCCAAAACCTCAAcaattaacctaaccttaaccataaaCCAATCCCTAAACTAAACTTTGCCCAACCTAAACCAAACCCAGCCTAAACATAAACCCTTAACCTGTCCCAAACCACACCCCTAACCTCATCCTATATCTTAACCTAACCTTAGACTATGTCTTCACCTGTAAATGTAAGGTTACGTTATGGGGACTTATTTTTTGTCCCCATTAGCTAAACAAGTCCCCATACTGTCAGTGGGAAAACAGATGTAAGGTCCCCACAACCCGGGTAATACCTTgtccacacacacccagagcAGCAGTGATGGGCTGTTCCAACATTAGACCAGATTACTACCCCTCGTTCATGTGGACATATTTGTTTCTAGACTTACATTCactggtgtttttgtgtgtagttTTATATTGTGTACTTCTTCTGCTACAGCTGCACATGCTGTCAACTATTATTCCCTGTGATTGATTCTGATAAACAGTGGAATAAAATAACTAAAACCTCCACTCTGAGTGCATTATTGTGTTAATACTACAGCCACCTATCACCTTTTAGTTAGTTTTTCTATCTTAGTTTATTCAGTAAAAGTTGGAAGGGTCTGAAATGTGTATATGTGCAGTTTAATGTCTCTCCCACTGATTAACCGCAGGATATCGAACTGTTGTGTTGAACCACGTTGCCTTTGTACAGTTTCAACAGCACAGTTACTGCCAAAAATCCACAAGTCAGATTAGAACCATGTTataaccagacacacacaaatacccaAGCCATTAAGAATTATAAATCTTTTATTGTGCATGGATCCTTTGTAGATATCATGGCTATACAGATACACTTTAGATACATACCTATGATTATACATTTTTCCCATAACGAACATTTTAAAGTGATATGTCTGGTAGTATGTATAGTATAACAAATTTCTCATTTTGGAATGTACGGTGTATGAGGTAACTGCAAACAttaaaattacataaaaatggTCTATTTTTGTGCATATTTTACTCATTTTTGTAGCATTTTGTTGACCCTCCGCCccgccccaccaccacccccagcCAGAGGTGGTGAGCCCCCCGGGTGAAGAGGTGTTAAAATGGCACACGTTGCAATCGCTATCAAAAATAGGAATTTGACTTCTTTAAATGACAAAGAGAAGACATTTGCAGAATGTCTCAAAGACCAAATCATGTAATTATCCAAGACGTTTTGCAAGGTacctgtatttaatttttcttttctttttttaaacggtGCTCAGAGGCAGGAATCTGCCACCGAGACCAAACGACACTAGACCTAACCTAACAGCCAGATTACCAGTGAGAACTCTGCGTTAGCAATCTGTTACGAATActtcaacacacagagaaagaaaggcaAATTTTTGATTCACAGGAAGTACATGATATTTTGTATCTGCCATTTGCGTTCCATGATTCATGAGTACTcaggatttattattttctctggAGAGTATTAACTTATATTACttcaatattataaaaaaatatacttcACAAATGTATGacctgacaaaaaaacaaaaaatcaaaatcaaatcataGGTAATACAGTTATACTACTTTCAATATCTCGCACAATTACGTAGGTTTACTAACATCAAATAAAtgatgcaaaaaataaaaaggaaataaaacacagctTAGTGTTTTCTAacactaaaagaaaaacattgaaaacttaagagatattaagaaaaattctcccgagatttttttttcctctccaatTAAGGCCTCTGAAACAACTGGTTCATACTCAATTCAattaattctttttttgtaacattttttttttgttttaaatgcaattgatttttttttggcTGAGACAGATCAGCTGTTTCAGTGACATAATAATGTGGTAGTACAACTTTTAAAACACCCAAAACACAAGTAGGGCTCGCACAATCTCAAAGTGTGTTCTATAAAATGCATCACAAGACCAAGACGCTGTCGGTCGAGGTTTTTCTTCCACTAAGGTGCAAAATCaattactgggggggggggggggacaacaacaaaagaacgaaataaaagaaaacatacagttaAGCATACATTTTTTGTGCTGAACAACAATATTTCGGAGTAAAGCAGCTGCATGATTGTAAAAACAAGCTACAGTATAACTATATGATAGTAAAAATAATTAGAATTCACTGTTAGTTTggtttttgttggtttttctaAACTTTATACCGagcatttatttttcctcaaaCTTACAGGTCCTTTTGCGTCTTCACTGTACAAAAATATACTAACATTTCTCCAGTCATTTTTGCATCCTTAAACATTCGGAACATCTAAAAGGATGGAAAGTGCTAAATGAACGTGAGCgagatcttttttttctttttcgtttGCGGTTCTTCTCTCACTAGATCCCCTTAGACTCCAGCGGGGGCTCGAGTCCCTTCATCTGGCCCTGGAGCTTCCCAGCCGTGTACCTCGGTGGCACGAACTACAAACAATACACacatctggacacacacacaccttcactgtGCAAACACTGGCCCACCAGGTCCCAGGATCAAATAGCAGATAGGCTAATGACACACCTATGTACTATCTTAGGAACACACCTagcaaaaaaaacagtttcataCTGGACACataaatggaaatataaataatgactatatatactgtaatcAACGAGTACATGAGTCGAAGCGCCCCCTTCCCCCCCTTGACCCTCTCCCCCAAAATAAACCATTTCCCTGCTCTTTTCGGAGTTCCTTACGCACAGGAAGCTTATCGTAATTCAACAAAAATCTGAACTGAACGACAGATATCACACAAAGTCGGGGGCGGGGCTGACGAAGGCAGGAGTGTCAGGACGATATCGCAGGTGCCAATTAAGGTGTTACATCCTTGATTCATATCCGGTTTTCAGCTGTCACTCATCGGCCCTTCCTctccccacacacaccacagcgaGTAATGCGATTACTCTGTCGACGACgaaaaacaaatatgtataAAATGAAGGATACAAAACAATAGAGACCAGGAGGGGGGATGGGAGAGAATAAAGCTATAACCCTGCAGCTGGGTTGCGCAAAACCGCTCATTTAATGACAAAGTACTGGATGACAAAAGCGATGAGGATGGCGATGACGGCGAAAACCATGAGGAGTAGGAACGCGCACTGCTCGTCCGTCAGGCTCCGTCTGGCTCGGTTGGACTCGGTGCCGGCTCTTGATCCCGAGCCGGTCGCGC
It encodes:
- the mlnr gene encoding growth hormone secretagogue receptor type 1, translated to MPWTRSQVDPHAAVAEVMDHYSADEHHYEGSLFPTSTLIPVTVICILIFIVGVTGNTMTILIIQHFKDMKTTTNLYLSSMAVSDLIIFLCLPFDLYRLWKYVPWLFGETVCRLYHYIFEGCTSATILHITALSIERYLAISFPLKTKVVVTRRRVQYIIVALWGFALVSAAPTLFLIGVEYDNDTHPDYNTGQCKHTNYAIISGQLHIMLWVSTTYFFCPMLCLIFLYGSIGCKLWKSKNDLQGPSTLARERSHRQTVKILVVVVLAFIICWLPYHIGRNLFAQVDDYETAMLSQNFNMASMVLCYLSASINPVVYNLMSRKYRAAAKRLFLLHQRPRPAHHGPRQLCVTSHISTLNESLTGV